agacctgctgggcccggtACCCCATCGTTTCTTCgtaaccccgctaccccgagatccaacaagaagacaggcaatacaggattgtgtcgcctcttttctttcgcaaagagtcatctgcagggtcccagactaccagaagggacagggggttttattcaaacctgtttctggtcaagaagccggacggctcctttcgacccatcttaaacctaaagggcctcaatgtgcacttacgggtggacagatttcggatggaatccctgaggtcggtgataaacggcttagagaaggatcagtttatggcgtccatagacataaaagacgcatacctccacgttcccatttggagcgaccatcagtctctcctaagattcacagtgggatcctcccactatcagtttcgggctctccccttcggcctctccacagcgctgagggttttcacgaagatcatgtccgtgttggcagcgtgtcttcacctaCAAGGAGTTCAAGCCATGCCTTATTTGGatgatctgctcatcaaatcctcctcagagaattgcttacgtcatcacttctccctcaccttggcggttctcgagggccatggatggctgataaatttaaagaaatcccagatggttccgtgtcaacgcatggttttcctagggctcatcatggacaccagccagcaaaaggtgttcctacCTGTCGAGAAGATCGGTTCAATTCGgagtataacaactcaggtcttatcttctcccagcccctcaatgcacttgtgcatgcggctgctgggaaagatggtggcctccttcgagaccatccccttcggtcgagctcattctcgatgttttcagtgggatctggcCGAATATGATCAGGATCCCACCTAtgcttggatctccagaggatctctctgTCTCCGAGGGCGAGATaatcactccagtggtggctgattcaggatcgcatggcggtgggcaggtcctttgccccatggtcatggatcatagccacaacagacgccagcctgagaggttggggggcggtagtcctgcacctcaggctccaaGGGCTCTGGTCAGTACAGGAATCAGTCCTACCAATCAACAcattggagttgaaggcaatacTTTTAGCTCTTCAGGGGGCCCAGActctccttcagggccacccagtcagagttcagtccgacaatgccaaggctgtggcatatgtcaacagacagggaggaaccaggagtgcagctgccatGCGTGTTGCAACTCAGATAttcctttgggcagaacagtacgttccagcaatatcggcggtGTTCATTacaggaataaaaaattgggaggcagattacctcagtcgcaatgcgatgatgccaggggagtggtccctccacccggaagtatttcagtctctagttcagaggtggggtcttccgaacatagatctcatggcctccagacacaacaggaaagttaacaggttttgcgcaagggcaagaaaTCCCTTAGCAATAGCGGTGGACGTGATgtccatgtcatgggaattcaggttgagTTATCCAtttcccccgattcccatgcttacaagagtactcagacgagtgaggcaagGCGGCCGGCCGGTGATTCtagtagctccctcatggccgcgtcgagtgtggtacgcagacattcTATCCATGGCGGTGGGCCAAGGATATCGTCTTCCGGCTCGAGACGATCTTCTTCTCCAAGGTCCttttcgtcaccagaatttacctctgctcagtttaacggcatggctgttgaagccagcctcttaAGGGCTAGAGGGttttcccccagtgtagtgaacactatgatgtgGGCTCCAAAGCCAGTTTCGGCTCGTATCTATCATCGAATCTGGAAGgcttatatcagatggtgtgaaaatagaaCATGTCACACatcctcctttcgtctccctcgcttattggcctttcttcaggatgggctggaagcagggcttcgtttaggttccctaaaagttcaggtatcggcactttcagtcttttttcacctgaaattagctgatttgccagatataaagacttttcttcagggggtcttacatattcagcctccctatgttccgcctacagcaccatgggatcttaacctggttcTGGATTTGCTTAAAaggcctccctttgagcctttacttgaggcagattttaggtgtttgacctggaaggttgaTTTCCTTTTGGCGATTGCATCGGCACGCAGGgtgtcggaattgggagctctgtcttgccgggaaccatatctggtttttcacgaggacagagcggttttgagAACGATTCCCTCCTTTGTTCCAAAGGTGGTGTCATCCTTCCATttaaaccaggaaattgtagttccggttttttcatctacttctcagTCTGATCTACAGtctggaaaagttagatgtggtcagggctctccgcatttatgttaaaagaacttctcagattagacgaaCAGACTCTctatttgttctttatgattctaataaaagagtctggccagcctcaaaacagtccattgcaaggtggattacggcaaccattaagcaggcttgcataaaggctaaccgtgctgtgccagagagacttacagcccattccaccagatcggtaggggcgtcatgggcagcaagaaatggggcttctgctgaccagctttgcagagccgccacctggtcttctgtccacacatttaccaaattctattaatttaatgtatttgcatccgcggatgcaaatttcgctcgtagtgctctacgagcggggcttttgGAGCGGTCCCACTCTTAGGGAGCatctttagaacgtccccatggtaagcagtgtcccccagactggatgaaagagaaaagaggatttatatactcacgttaaatccgtttctctgattccgtctggaggaaactgcgatccctcccttctgccttttctctgtatgctcttggttggCTCTTGGTTGGTTGacctatctccttggggctttttaaataaACTGAGGAGGAAAAGGCgaggggattgtagaggggagggggtctgtcagcagtactaaagattaactagctaggtgccaactcctgtgctcccctccacaaccccatggtaagcagtgtcccccagacggaatcagagaaacggatttaacgtgagtatataaatcctctttttttccaTTCTAAGTCCTTACTGATAACACGGAAAAGATTCCCCATTAAACAGGAAACGTGTAATAGTATACTGTTGTGGCTGTTAAATAGTTATGGAAAAGCTTTGTGATCTCCTTGTCTCTGCTCAGTCCTCAGCCAAGAGCCTACGTGCCACCATCAGTGAGGCCTTTGAGCGGCTGCACCGGTTGCTGCGTGAGCGCCAGAAGTCCATGTTAGAGGAGCTGGAGTCAGATACGGCGCGGACCTTCACGGACATCGAGCACAAAGTGCAGCGCTACAGTCAGCAGCTGCGGAAGGTGCAGGAAGGCGTTCAGATCCTGCAGGAGCGTCTGGCCGAGACTGACAAACACACCTTTCTGGCCGGCATCTCCTCGCTGTCTGAGAGGTATCTAGGTGGGGGATGGGACGCCAGGGACACTGGTGCGGTGGTGTTTGTGTAGCCCGCGCCTTAGGAGTTACCCATATTAGTCCTCTGTGCAGTCATGTCAGACCCCAACGGAGTGTTAGCGTGTCCCAGCCGGCGCTACGGGATCGAACTCCAGAGTGGTTGGGGATCTCTTATTATTACATCATCAGCAGTggagcacgcagggggggtttctgagtctctagaaaccccccctgcgctaagtggccactgtcctatacagcagccgcggcgctgtcaaagaagcgtcccgcggcggtgctgtattgtatacagcaccgccgcagacgcttcttagacagcgccgcggctgctgtataggacagcgctggctctctcttgttttttttttttttttggggtcggcaatcctccgtgcgccgcagATCAGGTCCTGAACTGTCCTTAATTTCTGAATCGGGCGATAAGGAAAAGTTTCGCCctgtattatattttactttgtagAAACGCGCTGGGTATTAACTACACAATGTATTACAGGAGGACATTGTAACCTCTGTGTCTCACGATATTACTCCGTTTTATGTAACTCTGCTAATTCTCTGTCTCTAGGCTAAAGGGGAAGATCCATGAGACCAATCTGACATATGAAGATTTCCCCACCTCCAAGTACATGGGACCCCTACAATTTACCATCTGGAAGTCCCTCTTTCAAGACATCCACCCCGGTAAGTCGCTCTTCACTCTCTTGTGCTCTCTTTCAATAGACAGGGCTGTATTTAGGCGATCTAAGCACCTGTCTAGGGCAGTGCTGTTCGGGGAGCGGTGGGTAGGTTTGTATCCTATAAAAGCTCTTCGCTTCTATTGACATGCACTCAAATCGCTTTAATTCATCCAGTGCTAACACATTGTCTCCTCTTTGTGAGATTTTCCGGCACTAGGAAGTATCTTTTACTAATAATATATCAACCTGGGAAAGCAGTTATTCAGCAGctaactgacgcgtttctccacaacATGTATATGTAGTTTCGTCAGAGGAAATACATCAAGGTGATAAGTTGGAGGCTCCACAGAATTGGGCACACATCATATCAGATGTAAAACCTAAACAGTTCATGATGGATTTGTGAATAGTATATAAGAAATACATCAGCTTTTTTAGGAGTAGTAAAATTTCAGAAGTGGAGATACCATAGGAGTTTTGACTTTATTGACTATAATATCATATATTGTGAGTGAGTTTGGATTAGTACAATGGTCGTTTGGCATTTGTATATCATGCAACATTCTGGAGATATAAAAATTGTCCAATCTCTTAGTAGTTCTAATATTTGCCTCCCTGGGCCAATGTCCGTGTATTTCTAGCACCAGTCTAAATCACTGCTGCTCATGGAGCAATGGTTAGGTTTGTTTTAATGACTTTGTTGTTTTTAATTGGTCTTTATTTGATTTCTCTGTAAAAACATTGGTGGAGGAGCTGTTGGATAGAGGAGTCTTGGTTGTACAATGACCGATTTACGGCATATACAATATCAACGTCAGCTCTGATTATAGTCCTAGGTAGAAACCATCAGATATTGCACAATATGGCAGCAGAGTAAGTCAGGGCGAGCCAAGCACTGGTGTTCTCCGTAAGACCATTATTTATTCTTTAACGTGACACACATCACTTATcttgtcttgttttttttccagtgcCCGCTGCCTTGACCCTTGACCCGGTAACCGCCCACCAGCGCCTAATCCTCTCTGATGACTGTACTATTGTGGCCTATGGTAACTTGCATCCTCAACCCTTACAGGACTCACCAAAACGGTTTGATGTGGAGGTGTCTGTGTTGGGGTCGCAGGTCTTTGATGGAGGGGTACATTACTGGGAGGTGGTGGTCTCTGATAAAACACAATGGATGATAGGACTGGCCCATGAGGCAGTTAGTCGGAAAGGAAGCATCCAAATCCAGCCAGGCCGAGGCTTCTACTGCATAGTGATGCATGATGGGAACCAGTACAGCGCATGCACGGAGCCCTGGACGCGACTGAACGTCAAAAGCAAATTAGAAAAAGTCGGTGTCTACCTGGACTATGATAAAGGACTCCTCATCTTCTACAATGCAGAAGATATGTCGTGGCTTTATACCTTCCGGGAAAAGTTCCCAGGTAAACTGTGCTCTTATTTCAGTCCGGGGCAGAGCCACGCCAATGGCAAGAATGTACAACCACTGCGCATCAACACGGTGCGAATATAGTGGCACCTCTCGCTTGTTCCACTAATCCTCTGAGATGGGATCGCCGTAATGTGGTCAATTAGAGGATCTGTCACGCCGCCCTATCACTGGGCGAGCAGGACCATCTTGGGGCATATCGCTTGTGGACCAACTCACCTTGGATCTTCTAAATGATAAATCGGGTTGAGAAATATTCCGGACCAGATTAGCGAGCGTCTCCAACTTTAATTTCAATTTCTCACCCGTTAATTATAATCTTGGTAAATATAATTTCCCCATTTCCTGAGCAGgtatgaaattaaaaaataaaaatcctttttATGTCCTCTAGATCCACCATGGATCAGACAAGCGATCACAACAGAACATTCTGATATAAGCCTCCATTAACACTGCTCAGTTCACTAGATCCAAATCCACTGCTGCTCCCCCAAGATCTCATCCGTCTGTTGCCTCATTCCGGGGCTCGGCCTTTCCATACCCGACTGCAATGTCTGTACGAGAGTTGTGGGGGAAATAAGGGCTCCTCACCCATTTGTCTCACTTATTGGAGACACTAAGTCAGGTTACATACTATTGTTTGTTGTAGGTGTGTTCTTGTACCTATGTGCTGCTCATCACACTTTAGATGGTGGAGGGCTGGCTGTTCCATCTCTACATCTCAGGATCTGAAACATCATCCACTGGGACCTGGACTCCTCACTGCTCCTTCTCCAGAACCCAACCAGGCCAAAGTCCGTGTCCCAGGACAGCGGCAGCCGTCCCAGGACAGCGGCAGCCTCCCCGGGCTCGGAGAACAAGCTCCAGCGCCTTGTGTTATAGACATTGGTGTTCTTGTGGACCACGGCCAATGACCCAATGAcattgcttcagtgtgtacagcAGTTGTGTGTTCTGTATACTTTGTGTTGCACACTGACGTCACTGCTGGCTGTATGCTCAGTTCCGCTACGTTTAGTAAACCAGCTGCCTTACCTCAGATCATTGTGAATTAATGCTTTAGTGGTTTATATTGGAAATACTGATAATTTCATATGTGATACTAGACAAATGTTATCTACTATAAAGAGGAAAAGGCGGGAACCAGTCATACACTTTTATCTGTGTATCGTGCAAATCTACAGTCATTTACATGTTAACATTATTGTCCGGATAATGTGCAGATTTTCAACATAAACTAGAACAGTGTTTCCTTATCCCAGTCCTCGGGGAgccctaacagggcaggttttcgaggggacaagtgaaataattacaccacctgtgaatctgttacattgtatcagtcagtaatgagtacacctgtaTTCCAGCAgggagatctggaaaacctgcactgttagggctcccctCCTAGAATAATGAAGAAATAAATTCTGAGGATTGGACAGAAGAGAAGCTACATATTAAGGAGCTGATCAGGATTTTGGGTGATTTTCTAACATATTCCTTCagaatgtattatatttt
Above is a genomic segment from Mixophyes fleayi isolate aMixFle1 chromosome 11, aMixFle1.hap1, whole genome shotgun sequence containing:
- the TRIM62 gene encoding E3 ubiquitin-protein ligase TRIM62 — encoded protein: MACCLKDELLCSICLSIYQDPVSFGCEHYFCRKCITEHWSRQKRGGTLDCPECRRTFAEPTLSPSLKLSNIVERYSAFPLDAILSAQRSSFPCKDHDKVKLFCLTDRAVVCFFCDEPSLHEQHQVTNVDEAFDELQRELKEQLQALQESAQGHAEALQLLKRQLAETKSSAKSLRATISEAFERLHRLLRERQKSMLEELESDTARTFTDIEHKVQRYSQQLRKVQEGVQILQERLAETDKHTFLAGISSLSERLKGKIHETNLTYEDFPTSKYMGPLQFTIWKSLFQDIHPVPAALTLDPVTAHQRLILSDDCTIVAYGNLHPQPLQDSPKRFDVEVSVLGSQVFDGGVHYWEVVVSDKTQWMIGLAHEAVSRKGSIQIQPGRGFYCIVMHDGNQYSACTEPWTRLNVKSKLEKVGVYLDYDKGLLIFYNAEDMSWLYTFREKFPGKLCSYFSPGQSHANGKNVQPLRINTVRI